One candidate division KSB1 bacterium DNA window includes the following coding sequences:
- the lpdA gene encoding dihydrolipoyl dehydrogenase, whose amino-acid sequence MKTYDVIIIGSGPGGYVAAIRAGQSGLKTALVEKARIGGCCLNWGCIPSRRLMESAKFFARIQAQAAGFGIEGIDNAALKFSWKKAVAEKDKIVTKLVKGVEFLMKKNGVEVISGEAEVSGANQISVAGNSYGFQKLILATGSRPDRKRFAANLPDDFVVEIDDFYARADIPDRIVVIGGRTVACEMASLLRLIGKQVTVVASQSKLIPGIDPALSNYLLERFRKLGIRVLLESPMPTMAQHGVKIGEELIECDIVLNCATRAAVLPKLNGMVIELTDEGFVNVNEFRQTNQPHVYAIGDVTGTHYAQHASAHAGVAVSHLLGKPVRINDAKIPINIYTDPEIASVGLTEEQLAERNIPYMKGEFPMQVNSKALVEGNTEGFVKMLADEKYGEVLGVHIVAARATDLISEVALGVNLEATLDDLYAVVHPHPTVSESIMEAGFKAMGKPLHI is encoded by the coding sequence ATGAAAACCTACGACGTTATCATTATCGGCAGCGGCCCCGGCGGCTATGTCGCCGCAATTCGCGCCGGACAGTCCGGACTCAAGACCGCGCTCGTCGAGAAGGCCCGCATTGGTGGCTGTTGCCTCAATTGGGGTTGCATCCCGTCGCGCCGCCTGATGGAGTCCGCCAAGTTCTTCGCGCGCATCCAAGCGCAGGCCGCGGGCTTCGGCATTGAAGGCATCGACAATGCCGCGCTGAAGTTTAGCTGGAAGAAGGCCGTCGCCGAGAAGGACAAGATCGTGACCAAGCTCGTCAAGGGTGTCGAATTCTTGATGAAGAAGAACGGCGTCGAGGTGATCAGCGGCGAAGCGGAAGTCAGCGGTGCCAATCAAATTTCGGTCGCCGGTAACAGCTACGGTTTCCAGAAACTCATTCTCGCCACCGGCTCACGGCCCGATCGCAAGCGCTTCGCCGCGAACTTGCCCGACGACTTCGTCGTGGAAATCGACGACTTCTACGCCCGCGCCGACATTCCTGACCGCATCGTCGTGATCGGCGGCCGCACCGTGGCTTGCGAAATGGCCAGTCTGCTCCGGCTGATCGGCAAACAGGTCACCGTGGTTGCCTCGCAGTCCAAACTGATTCCCGGCATCGATCCCGCGCTCTCCAATTACCTGCTCGAGCGCTTTCGGAAACTCGGAATCCGCGTCCTGCTCGAATCGCCCATGCCGACCATGGCACAGCACGGAGTGAAGATCGGCGAGGAGCTTATCGAATGTGACATCGTGCTGAACTGTGCTACGCGCGCCGCGGTCTTGCCGAAGCTGAACGGCATGGTGATTGAGCTGACCGACGAGGGTTTTGTCAACGTTAACGAGTTCCGGCAGACCAATCAGCCGCACGTTTATGCCATCGGCGACGTAACCGGCACGCATTACGCTCAGCATGCCTCCGCGCACGCCGGCGTTGCCGTCAGCCACCTGCTCGGCAAACCGGTTCGAATCAATGACGCGAAGATCCCGATCAACATCTACACCGATCCGGAAATTGCCTCCGTCGGTCTGACCGAGGAGCAGTTGGCCGAGCGGAATATTCCCTACATGAAGGGCGAGTTTCCGATGCAGGTCAACAGCAAGGCTCTGGTCGAGGGCAATACCGAAGGATTCGTGAAGATGCTCGCCGATGAGAAATACGGCGAAGTGCTCGGCGTCCACATCGTCGCCGCGCGCGCTACCGACCTGATCTCCGAAGTGGCTCTCGGTGTCAATCTCGAAGCTACGCTCGATGACCTGTACGCCGTCGTGCATCCGCATCCGACCGTCAGCGAGTCGATCATGGAAGCGGGCTTCAAGGCCATGGGCAAACCGCTTCACATCTGA
- a CDS encoding thioesterase, with product MKPGLHPGLQTKLHIVIHPKMTVDLGGKRIHPFYSTYTAAHHAELAARLMLEPFLEPDEEGIGSGLTIHHHSPALAGQEIDIIVTATRCRAHHLAASYEILHGDRLIANGEVHQVILAKTRVQEIHRTAKAAPVQAAPAAHNA from the coding sequence GTGAAACCCGGACTTCATCCCGGTCTGCAGACCAAACTGCACATCGTCATTCATCCCAAAATGACCGTGGACCTCGGCGGCAAACGGATTCATCCTTTCTACTCGACCTATACCGCCGCGCATCATGCCGAACTTGCCGCGCGATTGATGCTCGAACCGTTCCTCGAACCGGACGAAGAGGGGATCGGCTCCGGCTTGACGATTCATCATCACTCGCCCGCGCTGGCCGGTCAGGAAATCGACATCATCGTCACCGCCACGCGTTGCCGCGCGCATCACCTCGCGGCGAGTTACGAGATCCTGCATGGCGACCGTCTGATTGCAAACGGCGAGGTGCACCAGGTGATACTGGCCAAAACCAGAGTCCAAGAGATTCACCGGACCGCGAAGGCCGCGCCGGTGCAGGCCGCTCCCGCTGCGCATAACGCCTAA
- a CDS encoding enoyl-CoA hydratase/isomerase family protein codes for MYETLLYETSNSVLTITLNRPDRFNAFNEVMHRELGDAFKAAAKDVDVRAVILTGAGKAFCSGQDLKDVKDSPNRKLSDSLRKNYNPNIQRMRNLEKPIICALNGVAAGAGMSFVLACDVRIAADTASLIEVFINIGLVPDSGSTWFLPRMVGYHRAFDLCTSGRKVEAAEALTLKLVEEVVPADQLMTRARAVAEKYAAAPTKAVGVIKRALNRASHMSLDEALEYEAYLQEILGNSEDYREGVAAFNEKRKPVFKGR; via the coding sequence GTGTACGAAACCCTCCTCTACGAAACATCCAATTCCGTCCTCACGATCACGCTGAACCGGCCTGACCGCTTCAACGCGTTCAATGAGGTCATGCACCGCGAGCTCGGCGACGCGTTCAAGGCGGCTGCCAAGGATGTTGACGTGCGCGCCGTGATTCTGACCGGCGCGGGCAAAGCCTTCTGCAGCGGTCAGGACTTGAAGGATGTCAAGGATAGTCCGAATCGCAAGCTGTCCGATTCGCTGCGCAAGAATTACAATCCCAACATTCAGCGGATGCGGAATCTGGAGAAGCCGATCATCTGCGCGCTGAACGGCGTCGCGGCAGGAGCGGGAATGAGCTTCGTGCTCGCCTGCGACGTGCGCATCGCCGCCGATACCGCGTCGCTGATCGAAGTCTTCATCAATATCGGCCTCGTTCCCGATTCCGGCTCGACCTGGTTCCTCCCGCGCATGGTCGGCTATCATCGCGCGTTCGACTTGTGCACTTCGGGCCGCAAGGTCGAAGCTGCCGAGGCGCTCACACTCAAGCTCGTCGAGGAGGTCGTGCCGGCTGATCAGCTCATGACGCGCGCGCGCGCGGTCGCGGAAAAGTACGCCGCCGCGCCCACGAAAGCGGTCGGCGTCATCAAGCGCGCGCTCAACCGGGCTTCGCACATGTCCCTCGACGAAGCCCTGGAGTACGAGGCGTATCTGCAGGAGATCCTCGGCAACTCTGAAGACTACCGCGAAGGCGTCGCCGCCTTCAATGAAAAACGCAAGCCCGTTTTCAAAGGCCGCTGA
- a CDS encoding 2-oxo acid dehydrogenase subunit E2 has product MALEFKFPDIGEGIHEGKLLEWYVKPGDQVKEGDPLMKVETDKVVTDIPIPKTGVIAATYGAVNQIIHVGQIIALIAGAGEPLTDPTAAAPPQAAVAKGKDEPVEETGFGVVGQIEVATTDDYLPATGEGMEETALPATHANGGRIAATPVARRIARELGLDITQIRGTGPGGRIMKEDIQRAHELRGKPPVAPAYTAPKILSTPVKPGERTSVEELSQLRKTVAARMAQSKYTAPHATAFEEVEVSRLVALRNEKKDQFAAQGVKLSYMPFIVKAVAMALAQHKKLNCRLDLENNRVLYHHYVNIGLAVDTPDGLIVPVIRDADRRSIVNLAQTIQDLADRARARKLALDEIREGTFTITNYGAITGTHGVPVINFPEVAILGVGRILKTPVVNAQDEVVVGHVQPLSLSFDHRIVDGGDAARFIKDIMASLADPVGMLMQ; this is encoded by the coding sequence ATGGCACTCGAATTCAAGTTCCCCGATATCGGCGAAGGCATTCACGAAGGCAAGCTGCTGGAGTGGTATGTCAAGCCGGGCGATCAGGTCAAGGAAGGCGATCCGCTGATGAAGGTCGAGACCGACAAGGTCGTCACCGACATCCCGATCCCCAAGACCGGCGTGATTGCCGCAACCTATGGCGCCGTGAATCAGATTATTCACGTCGGTCAGATCATCGCCCTGATCGCGGGCGCCGGGGAACCGCTGACTGACCCCACTGCCGCCGCGCCGCCGCAAGCCGCGGTGGCCAAGGGCAAGGACGAACCCGTCGAGGAAACGGGGTTCGGCGTGGTCGGGCAAATCGAAGTTGCGACCACCGACGACTACTTGCCGGCGACCGGCGAGGGCATGGAGGAAACTGCGCTGCCCGCCACGCACGCTAACGGCGGCCGCATCGCCGCGACTCCCGTCGCTCGCCGCATCGCCCGCGAACTCGGCCTCGACATCACCCAGATTCGCGGCACCGGCCCGGGCGGCCGCATCATGAAGGAAGATATCCAGCGCGCCCACGAGCTTCGCGGCAAACCGCCGGTCGCGCCCGCCTACACGGCACCAAAGATCCTCAGTACGCCGGTAAAACCCGGCGAGCGCACTTCGGTCGAAGAGCTCTCACAACTGCGCAAGACCGTCGCCGCGCGCATGGCGCAGAGCAAGTACACCGCGCCGCACGCCACCGCCTTCGAAGAAGTTGAGGTCTCGCGACTGGTCGCGCTCCGCAATGAAAAGAAAGATCAGTTCGCCGCGCAGGGCGTCAAGCTGTCCTACATGCCGTTCATTGTCAAGGCCGTGGCGATGGCCCTCGCGCAACATAAGAAACTGAATTGCCGGCTCGATCTCGAAAACAACCGCGTGCTCTATCACCACTATGTGAATATCGGGCTCGCGGTGGACACGCCGGACGGCCTGATCGTCCCCGTGATTCGCGATGCCGACCGGCGCAGTATCGTTAACCTCGCGCAGACGATCCAGGACCTCGCCGATCGTGCCCGCGCCCGCAAGCTCGCGCTCGACGAAATCCGCGAGGGCACGTTTACGATCACCAACTACGGCGCGATTACCGGCACGCACGGCGTGCCCGTCATCAACTTCCCGGAAGTGGCGATTCTCGGTGTTGGGCGAATCCTCAAGACCCCGGTGGTCAATGCTCAAGACGAGGTTGTCGTCGGGCACGTCCAACCGCTCTCGCTGTCCTTCGACCATCGTATTGTCGATGGCGGTGATGCCGCGCGCTTCATCAAGGACATCATGGCGTCGCTGGCCGATCCGGTCGGTATGTTAATGCAGTAA
- a CDS encoding enoyl-CoA hydratase/isomerase family protein has product MNASFKAKPASSFDFRHILYSKQGARATVTLNRPQVFNCFNFAMLKEMSAAFEDAAYDDAVRVLILTGAGDKAFCTGADLSEQQQFFARPQDYWKWMGAFIEAHERLRNIGKPTIARLNGIVVGGGNEFNMSCDLAIACDDIYIRQVGAAHGSVAAGGATQWLPLIVGDRRAREILYLCEEIPAAKALDWGLLNEVVPRAQLDIAVDRMATKLENKLPDVTRYLKQQLNFWRDFSWGLTVGHARDWLAVHANSPETQEAIKAFNEKRKPDYAAVNRKLISDD; this is encoded by the coding sequence ATGAACGCAAGTTTCAAAGCCAAGCCCGCCTCCAGTTTTGACTTTCGACACATTCTCTATTCCAAGCAGGGGGCGCGCGCGACGGTCACATTGAATCGACCGCAGGTCTTCAATTGTTTCAACTTCGCGATGCTCAAGGAAATGAGCGCGGCCTTCGAAGACGCCGCCTATGATGACGCCGTGCGCGTGCTGATTCTCACCGGTGCGGGCGACAAGGCATTTTGCACCGGCGCGGATTTGAGCGAGCAACAGCAGTTCTTTGCACGACCGCAGGATTACTGGAAATGGATGGGCGCGTTCATCGAAGCGCATGAGCGGCTTCGCAACATCGGCAAGCCGACCATTGCTCGTCTGAACGGCATCGTCGTCGGCGGCGGCAACGAGTTCAACATGAGCTGCGATCTCGCTATTGCCTGCGATGATATCTACATCCGTCAGGTCGGCGCCGCGCATGGCAGCGTCGCCGCAGGCGGCGCGACGCAGTGGCTGCCGCTGATCGTCGGTGACCGCCGCGCCCGCGAAATCCTCTATTTGTGCGAGGAGATTCCGGCTGCCAAGGCGCTGGACTGGGGCCTCTTGAACGAAGTCGTCCCGCGCGCGCAACTCGACATCGCTGTGGATCGCATGGCAACAAAGCTTGAGAACAAACTGCCCGATGTCACGCGCTATCTGAAGCAGCAGCTCAATTTCTGGCGCGACTTCTCATGGGGACTCACGGTCGGCCATGCGCGCGACTGGCTGGCCGTCCATGCCAATTCGCCGGAGACGCAGGAGGCGATCAAGGCCTTCAACGAGAAGCGCAAGCCCGATTACGCCGCGGTTAACCGGAAGCTGATTTCCGATGACTAA
- a CDS encoding four helix bundle protein, which produces MKSEADGGADLRVRTKSFSVRIVKLFSALPPAKPAQVIGSQVLRSGTSVGAHNREAVRAKSTADYVNKLQGALQELDETSYWLELLVDCKIVSAAKLRLLVQETDELIAILTAIQKKVKRRLTNSASAS; this is translated from the coding sequence GACGGTGGTGCTGACCTTCGTGTTCGTACCAAGAGCTTTAGTGTTCGGATCGTCAAGCTGTTTTCAGCACTTCCTCCGGCAAAGCCCGCGCAGGTAATTGGCTCGCAGGTGTTGCGGTCGGGAACTTCGGTTGGTGCGCATAACCGCGAGGCAGTGCGTGCAAAGTCGACTGCCGACTATGTCAACAAGCTGCAAGGGGCGTTGCAAGAACTTGACGAGACGTCTTACTGGCTGGAACTCCTTGTTGATTGCAAAATCGTCAGCGCCGCTAAACTGAGACTGCTCGTACAAGAGACAGACGAGTTGATTGCGATCCTGACCGCGATCCAGAAGAAAGTGAAGCGACGGCTGACGAATTCAGCGTCTGCTTCATAG
- a CDS encoding enoyl-CoA hydratase/isomerase family protein, producing MTKLQHLLQTRDGFVATLALNRPKQLNALNLALMDELVALLAELESDESVRCVVLTGNERAFAAGADITEMAGADSTTMLMRDQFAKWDRIRKFKKPLIAAVSGFCLGGGCELAMHCDMIIASESAQFGQPEIKLGVMPGAGGTQRLTRAIGKQRAMEMVLTGRSISADEAHAAGLVNRVVPVEVYLSEAQKLATEIAQMAPVAVRLAKEAVLKVYESFLLDGLEFERKNFYLLFNTEDQKEGMAAFMDKRTAEFTGK from the coding sequence ATGACTAAGCTTCAACACCTCTTGCAAACCCGCGACGGCTTTGTCGCCACGCTCGCCCTCAATCGACCGAAGCAGCTCAATGCGCTCAATCTCGCGCTGATGGACGAGCTGGTCGCGCTGCTCGCGGAACTCGAGTCCGACGAATCCGTTCGCTGCGTCGTGCTGACCGGCAACGAGCGTGCGTTCGCTGCCGGCGCGGACATCACCGAAATGGCGGGCGCGGATTCCACCACGATGCTCATGCGCGACCAATTCGCCAAGTGGGATCGCATCCGCAAGTTCAAGAAGCCATTGATCGCCGCGGTTTCCGGATTTTGTCTCGGCGGCGGCTGCGAACTCGCGATGCACTGTGATATGATTATCGCCTCAGAATCCGCGCAGTTCGGTCAGCCGGAAATCAAGCTTGGTGTGATGCCCGGCGCGGGCGGAACGCAGCGGCTGACACGCGCGATCGGTAAACAGCGCGCCATGGAAATGGTACTCACGGGCCGTTCGATTTCAGCGGACGAAGCGCACGCCGCCGGACTTGTCAATCGCGTCGTCCCCGTCGAGGTCTATCTGAGCGAGGCGCAGAAGCTCGCCACAGAAATCGCGCAGATGGCCCCCGTCGCCGTCCGCCTCGCGAAAGAGGCGGTTCTGAAAGTTTACGAGAGCTTCCTGCTCGACGGCCTGGAGTTCGAGCGCAAGAATTTCTATCTGCTCTTCAACACTGAGGATCAGAAAGAGGGCATGGCTGCGTTTATGGACAAGCGCACAGCCGAATTTACGGGGAAATAG
- a CDS encoding class I SAM-dependent methyltransferase has product MSGLSSFFALNRRWSNAIGDATVLRRSHLYFEYPRVVGEWLAQQRDITIVDVGAGRSCPFAESVVPGAGVRVIGVDISDEEMAENTALHERIVADVTKRLPFTDHSVDAVVSRSVLEHLEDVERFCAEAARVLKPGGMFIHFLPNKFALFALVNQALPMRFAKGALHFFWEDSRGICGFPAVYDRCYPSALARILIRRGFEHIDVRTSWYQAFYFAFFLPLFLVFLLYDSILHLLKVRPLAAFLLVTARTLATPPAGTSDRT; this is encoded by the coding sequence ATGTCCGGCCTTAGCTCATTCTTCGCGCTCAACCGCCGCTGGTCGAACGCTATCGGCGACGCCACCGTGTTGCGCCGCTCGCATCTCTACTTCGAGTATCCGCGCGTTGTGGGCGAGTGGCTTGCCCAGCAGCGTGATATCACCATCGTGGACGTGGGCGCAGGGAGATCCTGCCCGTTTGCCGAGTCCGTTGTGCCGGGCGCGGGGGTCCGCGTTATCGGAGTCGATATTTCTGACGAGGAAATGGCGGAGAACACCGCGCTGCATGAGCGCATCGTTGCCGATGTGACGAAGCGACTGCCGTTCACGGACCATTCGGTGGACGCCGTTGTATCGCGCAGTGTGCTCGAGCATTTGGAAGACGTCGAGCGCTTTTGCGCGGAGGCGGCGCGCGTGCTCAAACCCGGCGGCATGTTCATCCACTTCCTCCCCAACAAGTTCGCGCTGTTCGCCCTCGTAAATCAGGCGTTGCCCATGCGCTTTGCCAAGGGCGCTCTGCATTTCTTCTGGGAAGACAGCCGGGGGATTTGCGGCTTTCCGGCTGTCTATGATCGCTGCTACCCTTCCGCACTGGCGCGAATCCTCATACGACGCGGATTTGAACACATCGACGTGCGAACAAGTTGGTATCAGGCCTTCTACTTTGCGTTTTTCCTGCCGCTGTTTCTGGTCTTCCTGCTTTATGATTCGATTCTGCATCTGCTTAAGGTACGCCCGCTCGCCGCGTTTCTGCTGGTGACCGCACGCACGCTCGCCACGCCACCGGCCGGCACATCCGACCGCACATGA
- a CDS encoding EthD family reductase: protein MVHFVVLYRQPADPEAFERAYWDTHVPLAKQIPHLAGMEVVKFWPGKDGPTKFYQMATLKFADKESFKAAMKSAENAAAGANLMSFAADIIEFYTAETV from the coding sequence ATGGTTCATTTCGTCGTACTCTATCGACAACCCGCCGATCCGGAAGCGTTCGAGCGTGCCTACTGGGACACGCACGTGCCGCTTGCAAAGCAGATTCCGCACCTCGCGGGAATGGAAGTCGTCAAGTTCTGGCCCGGCAAGGATGGTCCGACCAAGTTCTATCAGATGGCTACTCTGAAGTTCGCCGACAAGGAGAGCTTCAAAGCCGCCATGAAATCCGCCGAGAATGCCGCCGCCGGAGCCAATCTGATGAGCTTCGCCGCCGACATTATCGAATTCTACACCGCCGAGACGGTCTGA